A part of Miscanthus floridulus cultivar M001 chromosome 6, ASM1932011v1, whole genome shotgun sequence genomic DNA contains:
- the LOC136461078 gene encoding probable inactive purple acid phosphatase 27: MTGLQPSQSYTYRYGSDSVGWSDTLKFKTPPAAGSDELSFVIYGDMGKAPLDPSVEHYIQPGSVSVAKAVAKEIQTGNVDSIFHIGDISYATGFLVEWDFFLHLITPLASQVSYMTAIGNHERDYANSGSVYVTPDSGGECGVAYESYFPMPAVSKDKPWYSIEQGTVHFIVMSNEHEWSEKSEQYNWIDEDLSSVDRSRTPWVIFIGHRPMYSSHSGILPNVDSNFVASVEPLLFNYQVDLVFFGHVHNYERTCAVYQGDCKGMPTKDKSGIDVYDNSNYTAPVHVIVGAGGFSLDSFPNNVRVMVTINQAWGGGGGAWSLSRVSEFGYGKVHATRTDMLVQFVNSSSMEVRDQFRIVKGATESQRPIRYSH, encoded by the exons ATGACCGGGCTCCAGCCATCTCAGTCCTACACTTACCGCTACGGAAG TGATTCTGTGGGCTGGAGTGACACACTTAAGTTCAAAACTCCACCAGCTGCGGGTTCAGATGAGCTATCCTTTGTGATCTATGGTGATATGGGGAAGGCTCCACTAGACCCATCAGTGGAACACTACATTCAG CCTGGATCGGTTTCTGTGGCCAAGGCAGTGGCTAAAGAGATCCAAACAGGAAACGTGGACTCCATTTTCCATATAGGAGACATCAGCTACGCCACAGGCTTCCTGGTTGAGTGGGACTTCTTCCTTCACCTCATCACGCCACTGGCCTCTCAAGTTTCCTACATGACCGCTATTGGTAATCACGAAAG GGATTACGCGAACTCTGGATCTGTGTATGTGACTCCTGATTCAGGGGGTGAATGTGGAGTCGCCTACGAATCATACTTCCCCATGCCTGCTGTCAGTAAGGATAAGCCATGGTATTCTATAGAGCAAGGGACCGTTCACTTCATTGTGATGTCCAACGAGCATGAGTGGTCGGAGAAGTCAGAGCAG TATAATTGGATTGACGAAGATTTGTCATCGGTTGATAGATCAAGAACACCATGGGTGATCTTCATTGG ACATAGACCGATGTATTCCTCCCATAGTGGTATACTGCCCAACGTGGATTCCAACTTTGTTGCCTCTGTTGAGCCACTCCTGTTTAACTACCAG GTGGATTTGGTTTTCTTCGGCCATGTACACAACTATGAGAGGACCTGTGCGGTATACCAGGGTGATTGCAAAGGCATGCCAACGAAGGACAAAAGCGGAATTGACGTCTATGACAACAGCAACTATACCGCGCCTGTTCATGTCATTGTTGGAGCAGGAGGGTTCAGCTTGGACAGCTTCCCTAACAATGTAAGAGTCATGGTAACAATTAACCAGGCTT ggggggggggggggggggcctggAGCTTATCAAGGGTTTCGGAGTTCGGCTATGGCAAGGTGCATGCTACAAGAACCGATATGCTGGTTCAG TTTGTAAACTCAAGTTCGATGGAGGTACGAGACCAATTTAGGATTGTGAAGGGAGCTACG GAATCTCAAAGGCCAATAAGATATAGCCACTGA